AGGATGGCACGTGGGTGGTGCGCCGGGGTCTGGCGCGCCGAGAGGACCTGCAGGAGGTGATGAAGAAGTACAACGCCCAGGTGGTGCTCAGCGCGAGCCTCACCCTGTACACCGCGCCCAACTCCTTCGCGTTCGACGTGGAGATGGTGCGCGGGGATGACGCCTCCATCTTCTTCGCCGAGGGCTACCGGGTGCACCCGCACACGGCGCTGCTCTACCGCTCCGCGGACAAGGTGCAGCACCGGGAGGCGCGGCTCAAGGACCTGGAGGACCGCATCAACGCGAAGCCGCGCTTCAATCACGCGGTGCACCTGGGCGCCATCATCATCCCCACCCAGAACCATCCGGACGGGGCCATCTGGGCGCCCTACACCGCCTACCGGTTCACCGAGGCGTTCGGGGAGGAGCGCACCTGGCGCGCGGGCGGGACGGTGGCGGCCATCATCAACCCCACGCGCATCGGAGGCGCGCTGCTGGAGGCCACGCTGCTCTCGCGCATCAACAAGGAGAACGTCTACAGCATCAACTGCTTCGGGGGCGGTTCCGTGGGCTTCCTCGTCACGGGGGTGACGGGCAACTCGCCCATGATCAACGCCCAGGCGGAGTGTGTGCTGGCGCACCGGATCACCGTCCAGGCGAGCCTCGGGTACCTGGTGCCCTTCGCGAGCAGCGAGGACAGTACGTATTTCGTGGGCGGGGTGACCCCGCAGCTAGGGATGGGTTTCACATGGTGAACTCCAGGTACTGGGGATTGCTGCTCGCGGCGGTGCTGCCCGCGTGCACGACCACTCCGACCACCAAGGTGATGGTGGTGCCGGATGAGATGCGGCGCTCGGCGGCCCCGAGCCGGCGGCCAGGAGCCGACAGGGACAGGGGCCCGCCCCTCACGCCGCCGCAGAAGTACATCCTGCGTCTGGCCGAGAACGGCCGCGTGTGGGAGATGGAGCTGCCCGAGGAGTCGGGGGGCTACGAGGTGCGCCTGCCGCTCGCGGGCGGAAGTCCCGTGGAGATGCTCACCTCCGCGGACGAGGAGATGCTCGCCGAGTCCGTGCTGGGCTTGAAGCAGGACAAGGCCCCCGCGTCCAAGGGCGAGACGAAGCCGGCGGGCAACGCCCCGGTGGTGGACGCGAACCGGGCGGCGCGCACGCGCAGCTACCTGGGGGGCGTGGCGCGGGTGAAGGAGATGTACGCCGCGCGCAAATACGAACTGGCCCTCATCGAGCTCGTGGCGCTGGAGAAGGAATACCCCCAGGACGCGCGGCTGCTGGCCATGAAGGGCTCGCTCTACGTCAAGCTGAACCAGCCCAAGCTGGCCCGGCAGGCGTGGGAGAAGGCCCTGTCCATCAATCCGGACGACGCGGGCGTGGCCGAGGCCCTGCGCGCCACCACCGCGGGAGAGGAGTAGGACCATGCACTTCATCGTCGGAATGCTGGGGCTCGGCCTGACCCTGGCCTACACCCTGACCCAGGGGCACGCGAGCGGCTTCGGGGGCATCATCCACGTGCCCTCGCTCGTGCTGCTGGGGTTCGCGCCGCTGTGCATGACGGTGGCCTCGTACAAGTTCAGCGAGCTCGGGGGCGCGGCGCGGGCGGTGGTGCGCGCGCTGCGCTTCTCCGCGTCGCGCTCGCGCGCCCAGCTCTATGAGGCCCTCACCCAGTTCGCCGCCGAGGTGCGCCAGCGTCGTCCGGCCCGCGCGCTGGAGATCGCCAATCAGGCGCAACACGACGTGCTGCGGCAGCTCGGGCCCCTCGTCATCCGCCAGTACTCCACCGCGGACATCGAAAGCACCGCCAGCACGTCGCTCTTCTGCATGGTGAGTGGCATGAAGCGCGCCGAGGACGTCCTGGGCACGCTGTCGCGCGTGGCGCCGGCCACGGGCCTCGTGGGCACGGTGCTCGGACTCATCTCGCTGCTCAAGGACCTGTCGCGCTTCGAGCAGCTCGGCCCCTCCATGGCGCTCGCGCTCTTGTGCACCCTGTACGGCCTGCTGCTCGCCAATGCCGTGTACCAGCCGCTCGGACGCGTCATCCACTCGCACATGACGGTGGCGGTGGAGGAGGCGCGGCTCATCACCCGCGCGCTCGTGCTCATCCGCGAGGACAAGCCGCTCGCGGACGTGCGCAAGCTCTTCGAGCTGTCCGGCACCTCGCCCCATGGCGCGGGCGCCCCGGCCGCCGAGATCGCCACCGGAACGGCGGGTGAGCCGTGAAGGAGGATCCAGAGCTGCAAGAGATGCTGCGAGGCGGCCAGGAGGACGAGCTGTGGCTCATCAGCTACGCGGACCTGCTGACGCTGCTCATCGGCTTCTTCGTGCTGCTGCTCGCCGTGTCGCCGCCGAAGATGGCGCAGTTCGAGCGCATGGCGGCCTCGCTCTCGGGCGAGGCGCCCCCCCTGGAGGAGCTCAAGGACAAGGTGGACACCTTCATCACCCAGGAGGGGTTGCAGCAGAAGGTGCTCACCCGCCAGGAGACGGACGGGCTGGCCATCGAGTTCAAGGACGCGCTCCTGTTCGACTCGGGCTCGGCGGACATCCGCGCCGAGGGCAACGCGGCGATCACCTCGATCGCCCGGATGCTACAGACGCTGCCCTCTCGTGGGCTCGTCATCGAGGGGTACACCGATGACGTGCCCATCCGCACCGCCCGCTTCGCCTCCAACTGGGAGCTGTCCTCGCAGCGCGCCATCAACGTGCGCACCGCCCTCGAGCAGAGCGGTGTGGGCCGTGAGCGGATGTCGGTGCGGGGCTTCGCCGATACCCGCCGCGTCGACGTCCCGGGCTCGCCCGAGGAACAACGCGCCGCCAACCGCCGGGTCGTCATCCGGGTGGAATAGCCAATGACTCGCCTGTCACGACATCTTCTGCCGCTGCTTCCCGTCCTGGCCTGGGCGGGCATTGCCCCGGCCGCGCCCTCCACGCCCCAGGCCCGCCTGCGCGCGGAGTCCGAGGAGCGGGCTCGCACGGAGATCACCGATTTGTTGCGCACCCTCTGCCCCGAGCAATGCGTGCTCGTGTCGGTGGAGGCCCGCGTCGAGGAGGAGGCCGTGGGCGGCGCGGCTCCGGGCTTCGAGAGCCTGTCGACGAGCGCGAGCCTGCCTACCCTGCGCTCGGTGAGCGCGCGCGTGCTGACGGACAGCCAGCTACCGGGCCCCTTCCGCACCCGGCTCAAGGACCTGGTGGCCCAGCGTCTCAAGACGGTGAGCGCCCAGCCCACGGTCGAGATGGAATCCGTGGCCTTCCCGCCACGCAACGCCCCCCACCTGGAGGCGCCCCCCCGCGAGGCGAAGCCGCCCCCGCCCTCGGCCACGCCCACCCCTCCACCCGAAAACGAGCCAGAGCCCAAGCCCGAGGTGCCCCTGAGCCAGCGCGCCGAGGAGCGACTGCTGGAGGCGGCCCCCTTGCTGGCGGTGGCGGCGCTGCTCGCGCTGACGGTGCTGGTGCTGGGCGTGCTGCTCGTGGTGGCCACCCGCCGCGCGTCGCCGCCCCCGGGCCTGGAGTATGGGCCGGAGCTGCCCCTGCCTCCCCTCGAGCCCGCGCCCGCGGCCCCTCCCGCCCCCACCGAGTACCCGTCCCAACGGGCCGGGCGGCTGGAGCGGACGCTGCGCGAGGAGCGCTCGGTGCGCAACGCCGTGGTGCGCGAGGCGCTCGCGCGGGGCGAGCTGCGGCAGGTGGCGCTGTGGACCCGGGAGATGGGGGAGTTCCTCCTGGAGGACCTGAGAGGAGACCCCGCTCTGTCCGCGTCGCTGGTGGGACTCGCCGCCGAGCTGGGGCGCGTGCCCTCCGTGGACGAGGGAGCACGGGCCTCCGCGCTGTACGACCTGGAGGGGCGGACCATCGCCTCGCGGCTGACCCAGGCGGAAGGCTCGGTGGAGATGGCCTTCGCCTTCCTGGAGGGGGTGCGGCCCGAACGCTTCGCGAGCGCGTGCCTGGGCCTGGCGCCGGGAGCCCGGGAGGTGGCGCTGCGCTTCGCGCCCTCCGCGCTGCGCTCGACGGCCCTGCAGTCCCTGAACTCCGCCCAGCGACGGGAGCTCGCGCTGGGCCTCGCCCGCCAGCCCGAGCTGAGCACGCGCTACGCCCTGGCGGTGGCGGACGAGCTGCGCACCCAGCTCGCCGAGAGCACGGGAGGCGTCTCCCAGCTCGAGCGCGTCCTGGGCGAGGTGCTCGACACGCTGTCCATGGCCGATCAGGACCGGCTCGTCGAGCGGCTGCGGCAGGAAGGCTCGGAGAAGCTGGCCTCGTCCCTGGTCACCGAGTCCACCCTGGTGAACGCGCCGGTGGAGGTGCTCGGTGCGGCCCTGCTGCGCCTGCCCGCGGCCCAGGTCGTCACCTATCTGAGTGGGGCCGAGGGCTCGTTGCGTGAACAACTGTTGAATGCCTGCCCCGCCTCGCTCCAGCGCGAATTGCGCGAGGAGCTGGGAATGCGCGGCGGGGGACGTCCAGAGGAGTTCACTGGCGCCAGAAGAGAGCTGCTTGCCTGTGTGAAGGATGAGATGATTCGCAGGGGATTGAGCACATCGCAGAATGGCGCGCGCGCCGGGCGCGCCAATTGAGGGGATAGTTCATGCGCGCGTTGGGGCTGATTCTTGTCGCCACCCTGGGCAG
Above is a window of Cystobacter fuscus DNA encoding:
- a CDS encoding tetratricopeptide repeat protein; protein product: MVNSRYWGLLLAAVLPACTTTPTTKVMVVPDEMRRSAAPSRRPGADRDRGPPLTPPQKYILRLAENGRVWEMELPEESGGYEVRLPLAGGSPVEMLTSADEEMLAESVLGLKQDKAPASKGETKPAGNAPVVDANRAARTRSYLGGVARVKEMYAARKYELALIELVALEKEYPQDARLLAMKGSLYVKLNQPKLARQAWEKALSINPDDAGVAEALRATTAGEE
- a CDS encoding MotA/TolQ/ExbB proton channel family protein; the protein is MHFIVGMLGLGLTLAYTLTQGHASGFGGIIHVPSLVLLGFAPLCMTVASYKFSELGGAARAVVRALRFSASRSRAQLYEALTQFAAEVRQRRPARALEIANQAQHDVLRQLGPLVIRQYSTADIESTASTSLFCMVSGMKRAEDVLGTLSRVAPATGLVGTVLGLISLLKDLSRFEQLGPSMALALLCTLYGLLLANAVYQPLGRVIHSHMTVAVEEARLITRALVLIREDKPLADVRKLFELSGTSPHGAGAPAAEIATGTAGEP
- a CDS encoding OmpA/MotB family protein; translated protein: MKEDPELQEMLRGGQEDELWLISYADLLTLLIGFFVLLLAVSPPKMAQFERMAASLSGEAPPLEELKDKVDTFITQEGLQQKVLTRQETDGLAIEFKDALLFDSGSADIRAEGNAAITSIARMLQTLPSRGLVIEGYTDDVPIRTARFASNWELSSQRAINVRTALEQSGVGRERMSVRGFADTRRVDVPGSPEEQRAANRRVVIRVE
- a CDS encoding FliG C-terminal domain-containing protein, translating into MTRLSRHLLPLLPVLAWAGIAPAAPSTPQARLRAESEERARTEITDLLRTLCPEQCVLVSVEARVEEEAVGGAAPGFESLSTSASLPTLRSVSARVLTDSQLPGPFRTRLKDLVAQRLKTVSAQPTVEMESVAFPPRNAPHLEAPPREAKPPPPSATPTPPPENEPEPKPEVPLSQRAEERLLEAAPLLAVAALLALTVLVLGVLLVVATRRASPPPGLEYGPELPLPPLEPAPAAPPAPTEYPSQRAGRLERTLREERSVRNAVVREALARGELRQVALWTREMGEFLLEDLRGDPALSASLVGLAAELGRVPSVDEGARASALYDLEGRTIASRLTQAEGSVEMAFAFLEGVRPERFASACLGLAPGAREVALRFAPSALRSTALQSLNSAQRRELALGLARQPELSTRYALAVADELRTQLAESTGGVSQLERVLGEVLDTLSMADQDRLVERLRQEGSEKLASSLVTESTLVNAPVEVLGAALLRLPAAQVVTYLSGAEGSLREQLLNACPASLQRELREELGMRGGGRPEEFTGARRELLACVKDEMIRRGLSTSQNGARAGRAN